The Pyrodictium delaneyi genome contains a region encoding:
- a CDS encoding Mrp/NBP35 family ATP-binding protein yields MESQQRIPPEVKARIEAFKKIREQEKKIQENMKKIKYKVAILSGKGGVGKSFVTASLAFAMSYLGRKVGVLDADIYGPSIPKMMGVQGETVMATTDGRIIPVTAPLGVKVLSIGLLLPQEDVPVIWRGTLSTSAIREMLAYADWGTLDYLFIDLPPGTGDEQLTIAQLIRDLTGTIIVTIPSDVSRVVVAKAINFARKMNVDIIGVVENMSYFECPDGSKHYIFGEGAAKKISEQYGVRFLGEIPIDPRISRANDAGEPFFVKYPDSKASKAILELAEKIVEIVEKNMDR; encoded by the coding sequence ATGGAGTCACAGCAGAGGATTCCGCCAGAAGTTAAAGCGCGTATAGAGGCATTCAAAAAGATACGTGAACAAGAGAAAAAGATACAAGAAAACATGAAGAAGATTAAGTACAAGGTTGCGATCCTCAGCGGTAAAGGTGGTGTAGGTAAATCATTTGTCACTGCTAGCTTGGCCTTCGCTATGAGTTATCTAGGTAGAAAAGTAGGAGTGCTAGACGCCGACATCTACGGTCCATCGATACCAAAGATGATGGGGGTACAAGGAGAAACAGTTATGGCCACAACTGATGGTAGAATAATACCAGTAACAGCGCCGCTCGGTGTAAAGGTTCTCTCAATAGGCCTGCTGCTCCCACAAGAAGATGTGCCAGTAATATGGCGTGGAACCTTATCTACATCAGCTATCCGTGAGATGTTGGCATACGCGGACTGGGGTACACTCGATTACTTGTTCATAGATCTCCCGCCAGGTACAGGAGATGAACAGCTCACAATAGCGCAGCTTATACGTGATCTTACCGGCACAATAATAGTTACAATACCATCTGATGTCTCTCGTGTCGTCGTAGCTAAAGCGATTAACTTTGCGCGTAAGATGAACGTAGACATAATAGGGGTGGTAGAGAACATGAGCTACTTTGAATGCCCTGATGGTAGTAAACACTACATCTTTGGCGAAGGTGCAGCTAAGAAGATATCAGAGCAGTACGGTGTGCGGTTCCTCGGCGAGATACCCATAGATCCACGTATATCACGAGCCAATGATGCCGGCGAGCCATTCTTTGTAAAGTATCCTGACAGCAAGGCGTCGAAAGCAATACTAGAGCTTGCAGAGAAAATAGTAGAGATTGTCGAGAAAAACATGGACAGGTAG
- a CDS encoding helix-turn-helix domain-containing protein encodes MHKFYTYKELSKKLSIPQSMISRYIRGHNLPSEYHADAIIDFFMKSSIVRDYLGKLLSRGAIDEIVSDNDLLEILAFISLEKARKIDPVFDYIVIINDISSFIGLRIASQLRAKVIVGFIPPLVPPGADLCITIGQYINSLTICLKARNIGKLRRSSALFVHPLTLPLEYSIHVKSKLMDFFGNIRILAPLCNSNLDDEKIICGFITES; translated from the coding sequence TTGCACAAATTCTACACATACAAAGAACTCAGCAAGAAGCTTTCAATACCACAATCTATGATAAGCAGGTATATACGCGGACACAACCTCCCAAGTGAGTATCACGCAGATGCAATAATAGACTTCTTCATGAAAAGTAGCATCGTTAGAGATTACCTTGGCAAACTCCTTTCTAGAGGCGCTATAGACGAGATAGTCTCAGATAACGACCTACTTGAGATATTGGCATTTATATCTCTAGAGAAAGCACGTAAAATAGATCCAGTATTTGATTATATAGTTATAATTAATGATATTTCCTCATTTATAGGTTTGCGCATAGCATCACAACTTAGAGCTAAAGTAATTGTTGGATTCATTCCTCCACTCGTCCCTCCCGGTGCAGATCTATGTATAACTATAGGACAGTACATTAATTCGTTAACTATATGCTTAAAAGCAAGAAATATCGGCAAACTACGTAGATCTAGTGCACTCTTTGTACACCCTCTAACATTACCACTTGAATATAGCATTCATGTGAAAAGTAAACTCATGGACTTCTTTGGGAATATACGCATACTTGCACCGTTATGCAATAGCAATCTAGATGACGAAAAGATAATCTGCGGCTTTATAACGGAGAGCTAG
- a CDS encoding DEAD/DEAH box helicase, producing the protein MSKQLYLRFKICRWLDKDEFKDLVRLASYIGRRDGCSWFEISFSNSHVDKLLDLLDSLKTFGAEFDQRSKQIVDKLLAEANTVEIDASTSGFLVRSRRLLLDYLSTFRAKGLVRYSRNYRGFIVKPYAIVDVIDRLQREGFKVKDNTGLLYSKKTLNIVFNGKLRSYQEEAINAWRENRYRGVIALPTGSGKTIVALAAMVTLSVPTLIVVYTREQLNEWAEKIVKFTNLDKNNIGLFYSEQKSIKLITIATYQSAFRNIDILFDKFSLLIVDEAHHLPAEKFRAIAESILAPYRLGLSATPYREDGRHEELFRLVGGVVYERSLSELLEEGFIASFEIVPVLVQLERKEFEEYKKLKKKFIVMARGRKVDELVKAASAGDDSAKQALQLLSRIRRVLALSKSKVEEARRIVENELAKGSKIIIFTQYVDQAETIGKELGIPVVTGKTEKHKRRIIFELYKRGRFRAIVLTTVGDEGIDIPDANVGIVLSGTSSRRQFIQRLGRLLRPQPGKVAKLYYIAVKGTQEETALKKLLNSI; encoded by the coding sequence GTGAGCAAACAATTGTACCTGAGGTTTAAGATATGCCGTTGGCTCGATAAGGACGAGTTCAAGGACCTAGTCAGATTGGCTTCTTATATTGGTAGGCGTGATGGCTGCAGCTGGTTCGAGATTAGTTTTAGCAACTCACATGTAGACAAGTTGCTTGATCTACTAGATTCTCTGAAAACATTTGGAGCTGAGTTTGATCAAAGATCTAAGCAAATTGTAGATAAACTTCTGGCTGAAGCCAATACTGTTGAAATAGATGCTTCTACTTCAGGATTCCTAGTAAGATCTAGAAGGCTTCTCTTAGATTACCTCTCCACTTTCCGTGCAAAAGGCTTAGTTAGGTATTCAAGAAATTACAGAGGCTTTATAGTTAAACCATATGCTATTGTAGATGTCATTGACCGGTTACAACGCGAAGGATTTAAGGTGAAAGATAATACTGGTCTCCTTTATTCCAAGAAAACTCTCAACATAGTGTTTAATGGTAAGTTACGTAGCTACCAGGAGGAGGCCATCAATGCCTGGCGTGAGAACCGCTATAGAGGTGTAATAGCTCTACCTACTGGATCTGGTAAAACCATAGTGGCATTAGCAGCCATGGTTACTCTATCCGTCCCTACACTCATAGTTGTTTATACACGCGAACAGCTGAATGAATGGGCTGAAAAGATAGTCAAGTTTACTAATCTTGATAAAAATAATATAGGACTATTCTATTCTGAACAAAAATCTATTAAATTAATTACTATAGCTACATATCAATCTGCCTTTAGAAATATAGATATATTATTCGACAAGTTCTCATTACTGATAGTTGATGAAGCACATCATTTACCTGCAGAAAAGTTCAGAGCAATTGCCGAGTCTATACTAGCCCCTTACAGGCTTGGATTATCCGCGACACCATATAGAGAAGACGGGCGTCACGAAGAACTCTTCCGACTTGTAGGAGGTGTTGTATACGAACGTTCTCTTAGTGAGCTATTAGAGGAAGGATTCATCGCCTCTTTCGAGATCGTACCGGTACTTGTCCAGCTCGAAAGAAAGGAATTCGAAGAGTATAAAAAGTTAAAGAAAAAGTTTATAGTTATGGCGCGTGGAAGGAAGGTGGACGAGCTCGTTAAAGCAGCCTCCGCAGGCGACGATTCAGCTAAACAAGCTCTTCAATTACTCTCACGCATAAGACGTGTCCTAGCGTTATCTAAATCCAAGGTAGAGGAGGCACGACGAATCGTTGAAAACGAGCTTGCAAAGGGCTCAAAGATAATAATATTTACACAGTATGTTGATCAAGCTGAGACTATAGGAAAGGAGCTTGGCATCCCTGTGGTCACAGGCAAGACAGAGAAACACAAACGGAGGATAATCTTCGAGTTATATAAGCGTGGACGTTTCAGAGCCATAGTCTTGACCACCGTTGGCGATGAAGGCATTGATATACCAGATGCCAATGTAGGAATAGTTTTGTCTGGAACTTCCTCGCGTAGACAGTTCATCCAGAGACTCGGGAGATTGCTTAGACCCCAACCAGGTAAGGTGGCAAAGCTATACTATATTGCTGTAAAGGGGACTCAAGAAGAAACAGCTCTTAAAAAGCTTCTCAATTCTATATAA